A segment of the Nitrosopumilaceae archaeon genome:
ATGTAATGGGAGAGGTTCTTGTAAAAACTGAATTTCCTACAAGTCATTTTGCTAAACTGACAACTTGGTTATTCTTTTCTACTATAGTAGGATGGTATTGTGTAACAAGAGTGGGGTGGAAAAAAACTACCAGCATTCCATCATGGAGATTGTCTCTTCTTCAGTTGATGTTAGTAGGATTTTCTACAATCTGTCTTTATGAAGCAATTTATAATTTTGTAGTTCTTAATGCACAGATTACTGCAGGCATTGTGGCTGGAAAGGTACCAGACATAGATTCGTTAACTATTGCATATCCTGATCCAAATAGGCCATGGAATCTAATCTTTGCAACAAAGATGTTCCTTGCAGGTTTTATAATAAGCTCACATGCACTCTACCTTAGTACAAGACCAAGGAAACAACATCATGAACTTGATGCGTAACTTTATAGGGTTACAAAGGAAAATTTGACTCGCATTGGATGTTACAGAAAAAATAGCACTTGTGACAAAAGATCCTACTGAAGAAGTAGTAACCAAAGAGGAACTTGAAAATCTTTTCAAGACAAATTCACATCCAAAACACTATATCGGATTAGAAATTTCCGGATTCTTACATCTTGGAAGTCTCATACTAACTGGTTTTAAGATCAATGATTTCATCAAGGCAGGAGTAGAGTCTACCATCTTTTTAGCTGATTGGCACACTTTTATCAATAATAAGCTTGGAGGAGATTGGGAAAAAATTAAGAGTGTTTCTAAATACTATGCAGATGCTTTCAAGCTTTTTTGTCCTGGTGTGAAAATAATTCAAGGTTCTGAGCTTTATGAGTCAAGAAAGGAGTATTGGTTAGATCTTGTGAAGTTTGCAAAACACATGTCACTTGAACGTGCCATGAGATCACTTACAATTATGGGAAGAACAGAAAAAGAAAAAATAGACTTGGGTCAGCTGCTTTACCCGCCCATGCAAGCTGTTGATATACATGCCATGGATCTTGACATTGTTCATGCAGGCATGGATCAGAGAAAAATTCACATGCTTGTAAGAGAAATTTTTCCAAAAATGAAATGGAAAGTTCCCGTGGCTGTTCACCACCATATTCTTCCAGGTTTATCAGAACCACAAGATAATGATGTCAGGGATTCTAGTTTTACCGGTACTAAAATGAGCAAATCCAAATCAGGATCAGGGATTTTTATTCATGACTCTGATGATGAGATAAAATCAAAGTTCAAAAAAGCTTGGTGTCCAGAAGGAATTGTTGAAAATAACCCACTTTTAGAGATTTCAAGACATCTGCTTTTCCATGAGTTTGAGGAAATTACTGCTGAGAGACCCTCAAAGTTTGGTGGAAATATAACATTCACCAGCTATCAACAACTAGAAAAAGAATTTGCAGAAAAGAAATTACATCCTTCTGACCTTAAAGAAACCGTTGCTAGATATATCATAGAGATTATCAAACCTATTCGTCAGAAACTTGCCTTAAGTGAGGAGCTTGTTAATGCAATTAAACAAACTACCTAAGTTGTGGTCTACTTTCTCTGAAAATAATAAACTCACTTGGACTGATTTCATACTAGTTTCTGTTTTTTTGCGGATCTATTATGTTGTACTTTGACGTATATCCACGAGGGTTGATCATCAAGTCTTGGTATGTATATGTAGAAGAATTTCCAACTATTACAGTACTAATCATGCCAAGTTGATCTGCGTGATTTTCAAGGTTTTCTAGATCTGTTAGAACTATTGTTTGTGATTCCCTAAATGCTCCTTTTACTATTGCAACTGGTGTAGTTGGAGATCTATATTTTAACAAAATTTTTCGTGTGTCTTGTAGTTGATGAATTCTTTTTTTGCTAGATGGATTGTAAATAACTATCACATAATCTCCTTGTGCAGCTGCTTCTACTCTTTTTACTATTATTTCCCATGGAACCAACAAATCACTCATGCTTACAACAGCAAAATCTGTCATGAGCGGAGAACCTACAAGAGCAGCACAGGAATTGAGTGAAGATACTCCTGGTACTATTTCAACATACAAACCATTTTTTCTATCCCATCCTTCCTCTGCAAGTACTTCATAGATGAGACCAGCCATTCCATAAATTCCTGGATCTCCACTTGAAACAAGTGAGACTATTTTTCCTGATTTAGCAAGATCAATGCATTGATGAGCTCTTTCTACCTCTTGAGTCATAGCATATCGGTGAACTTCCTTTCCATCAATAAGATCTTCTACCAAGTTGACATATGTTTCATATCCAACGATGGTATTACTTTCTTCGATCACTTGTTTTGCACGAAAAGTCATGTGATCATGATGACCAGGACCAACTCCTACAATGTATAATTTTCCAGTCATGTTACAATAAACCGTTGTTTAAGGAAATTTATCCGTTTTCATAAAAAATAACTAATTTTACTGAAATGGATCTATGAATGGACAATCCAGAACATAATCAGTATCTAAAACTTTTGCAGGTTGTATTGTTATATCTCCTATTGATTTCTTTGTGTTAATATCTTCCATGTTTTCAAGAAGTTTTGCCTGGGTTGGATTATTCCAAGAAACCAGAGATATCTTGCATAGCGGTCCATACGTATCGTATCCTGAAGATGCACTACTAATTCCTGGTTGGAAACCAAAAGGTCCTGATCCTGTTAGTCCATTTGTAAATTGAAAAAAGTCTATGAATGCAGGACTTAGTGAGGAAAGTGAGGGTGTATTTACTATACCCATCATTTTAGCTAGTCCTTCTGTTGTGGCATCAGTTACAATATAGTAAATGGTTTTACCATCTGGTCCCCATGATCTGTGAGCTACAAAGGTAACAACCATGTTGTTGGTATTAATATCAAGAATTTGCCCTCCTTCAAACGGCTTTTGTTCTAGATTTTTATCTTCTCGAATTGACATTTGACCACCAGGCCACATGATCTGCGGCATGTTTATGATTACGCCAATATTGCTAAGTTTTACTTTGCCTGTCATATTTGCATCAAGAATTTTTTGTTCGGAATCTAAAATTTCTGTATTATTTGTATTCCAAATTACATGTATTACAGATCTAAGTGGGGTGTATTGATCTTGTGCAGGAGTACTTGAAAAGACATCATTTTGAAATCCATTAATTCCATTACCCATAATTCCATTATCGAAGAGATAGACTTTGCCTAACGATTCTTTTGGAAGGTTACTTAGGATTGGTGAATTTCCAACTTTCCATTTTTGTTTTTCAGAGATTACAGTAGCACTTTTTTTATCGTTAGTATCAGTTATGATATAGTAAACAGGACTAGTATTGAAGAATCCCATGTGCATTGGAATTTTTGCAGAAACACTTGCACTTGATAATTTTAATGAAGATTGTGTTATTGCAGAGTCTGCGTAATGTTGCATTGCTTCAGGTGTTTGTCCTCGTATCCATCCATCAACACTGACAGTCGCTGTAAATGCAGTAGAGTTTGTAGAATGCATACCAACTGCTGCTCCTGTGAAATCATAAGAACCTGCGTTTGTACCAGGATCCACTACAGTTTCAGCAAAAATGGTGTTGCCATCAACTGTCCATGTAGGCTGACCTTTTGCATCAGCTCTGTCTATTTGATGCAAAATTATGATTTGTACTGGTTCACTTGCAGCATATGTTAATGAACCACTATACAAAGTTCCATTATTAGGAGATAAAATAATTGCCATTTGTTCACTATCGTGCCCTTGACCTGGATCTTGTGATGAGGTAAATGTCTGTGTGAACTGTATTTTTTTTATAATTCCTGCATTAACATATTGATTTGAAAGTAATGGGATAGAAAGTATAACAGCAGAAATAGCAAAAATTGCAATCAAAAGAATGTATTTGTTCATAAAGTCCGAATCATTGTTTTACATAAATGCCTTTTCCAAGGCTCAATTCTCATTTTTGAACTCGTTTTATAAAATTAATTTATTTTTGCAAGTTCAAATTCATCATGTAGGGCCTGTACTGCCACATTACAATCAGCATCTTTTACTACAAATGCCAAATTAAGCTCAGAAGAGCCCTGTGCAATCATTACAACATTTACTCTTTTTTTTGCAATAGCAGCAAAGACTTTTGATGCAACACCAACAATTCCCCTCATACCAGATCCGATTAATGCAATTATTGCGACATCAACTGTTACATCTACTTTTTTTATTATTTTACCTAATAGATTCATTTCAAGTGCATTGACAGCTTTGTCTAGATCATTCTTTTTTACGATAATCGATATACTTGATTCTGATGGGCTTTGTGAGATCATCATAACGTTTACTCCAGCTTTGGCAAGTGTAGAAAATATTGTAGCGGCAGTTCCAGGTGCACCAACCATGCTTCCTCCTCTAACATCTATGAGTGCAGTGTGTCGTATTGCACTAACACATTTTACTGTTTTTTGCGCATCAGCTTTTGGAGTAGCAGTTACAAATGTTCCAGAATTTTTAACA
Coding sequences within it:
- a CDS encoding tyrosine--tRNA ligase, whose amino-acid sequence is MDVTEKIALVTKDPTEEVVTKEELENLFKTNSHPKHYIGLEISGFLHLGSLILTGFKINDFIKAGVESTIFLADWHTFINNKLGGDWEKIKSVSKYYADAFKLFCPGVKIIQGSELYESRKEYWLDLVKFAKHMSLERAMRSLTIMGRTEKEKIDLGQLLYPPMQAVDIHAMDLDIVHAGMDQRKIHMLVREIFPKMKWKVPVAVHHHILPGLSEPQDNDVRDSSFTGTKMSKSKSGSGIFIHDSDDEIKSKFKKAWCPEGIVENNPLLEISRHLLFHEFEEITAERPSKFGGNITFTSYQQLEKEFAEKKLHPSDLKETVARYIIEIIKPIRQKLALSEELVNAIKQTT
- the cobJ gene encoding precorrin-3B C(17)-methyltransferase; protein product: MTGKLYIVGVGPGHHDHMTFRAKQVIEESNTIVGYETYVNLVEDLIDGKEVHRYAMTQEVERAHQCIDLAKSGKIVSLVSSGDPGIYGMAGLIYEVLAEEGWDRKNGLYVEIVPGVSSLNSCAALVGSPLMTDFAVVSMSDLLVPWEIIVKRVEAAAQGDYVIVIYNPSSKKRIHQLQDTRKILLKYRSPTTPVAIVKGAFRESQTIVLTDLENLENHADQLGMISTVIVGNSSTYTYQDLMINPRGYTSKYNIIDPQKNRN